The Neobacillus sp. OS1-2 genome includes a window with the following:
- a CDS encoding glycosyltransferase family 4 protein has product MKVLVIWRLLTVGGVNAGWRNRSIYFKQQGIDTEFLYTTDHGGLHIMQDVAPVYLTKDEKKIINIIKNNSYDAIIVVDTGAAYKWLRKANYQGPVIIEARTPELIKLMPHLTTFKGIQPELIIVPSNYQKRLVSILTNDVPIDVIYNGVDTTFFRALPTEEIDYHTAPAVSDEKKIIGWIGRLDKRKNWPMLLEVAKKIKRERNDIEIWIIGGAQSVQREEFKTTWQEEGLTDIIKWFPVIPYQQMPHVYAKIRQSGGCTLATTKSESFGNTFIESMICGVPVVASRMMPVTEIVVEGETGLLFRGQNVDDAVTQLYRILDDLNVQQRMSQAAINHVQQNFSIEAVADEYIQLLKKFGDDGGGRQDD; this is encoded by the coding sequence ATGAAAGTTTTAGTAATCTGGCGGCTCCTCACTGTAGGCGGGGTTAATGCCGGATGGAGAAACCGCTCGATTTATTTTAAACAGCAGGGGATTGATACCGAGTTTTTATACACGACGGATCATGGCGGATTGCACATCATGCAGGATGTTGCACCCGTTTATTTAACGAAGGATGAAAAAAAGATTATAAATATTATTAAAAATAATTCCTATGACGCCATCATTGTCGTCGATACAGGTGCAGCCTATAAATGGCTCCGAAAGGCTAACTATCAAGGTCCGGTTATTATCGAAGCACGTACCCCGGAGCTGATTAAGCTCATGCCACACCTTACCACATTTAAAGGAATTCAGCCGGAATTAATTATCGTTCCGTCAAATTATCAAAAGCGGTTAGTGTCCATTTTAACAAATGATGTCCCGATTGATGTCATTTACAACGGTGTCGACACCACATTTTTCCGGGCATTGCCCACTGAAGAAATCGATTATCACACAGCCCCTGCGGTGTCAGATGAGAAAAAAATTATTGGCTGGATTGGCAGATTGGACAAACGTAAGAACTGGCCGATGCTACTTGAAGTGGCAAAAAAGATTAAAAGGGAGCGCAATGATATTGAAATTTGGATTATCGGCGGTGCCCAAAGTGTCCAGCGTGAGGAATTTAAAACCACCTGGCAAGAAGAAGGGCTCACCGACATCATCAAATGGTTTCCAGTTATCCCTTATCAGCAAATGCCACATGTGTATGCTAAAATTCGCCAATCCGGAGGCTGTACCCTTGCGACAACAAAGTCCGAATCATTTGGCAATACGTTTATTGAATCGATGATCTGTGGAGTTCCCGTCGTTGCTTCTAGAATGATGCCCGTGACAGAAATAGTTGTGGAGGGCGAGACGGGTCTGCTTTTTCGCGGACAAAATGTCGATGACGCAGTCACGCAATTATATCGGATTTTAGATGACCTGAATGTCCAACAACGAATGTCTCAGGCTGCAATTAATCATGTTCAGCAAAACTTCTCGATTGAAGCCGTGGCCGATGAGTATATTCAATTGTTAAAAAAATTTGGTGATGATGGGGGCGGGAGGCAAGATGATTAA
- a CDS encoding HipA family kinase — protein sequence MIKPTSYLRKLEGKSNAHLITFNDGKDYVVKFFQPGFEKTLPNEWVGYCLARYLGLPVPYACLVDITQEFTSQVPELSQAQAPQTRYQFASLYVPDCQNGHQVSNVAHIVNHQSLAGIILLDYWLCNQDRTRKNILLREVVRDRYEVWMIDQAEIFGTYNWLHADLEDLPVEVLKSATHQLMAQFIENEQDFTEHLELIQTMPILLIEEIVSLIPDEWMVSKEEKKAIVTTMVTRRKTILPQLMHRFLKKVYRPLHPEDEK from the coding sequence ATGATTAAACCCACCTCGTATCTTAGGAAATTGGAAGGGAAATCAAATGCTCATTTAATCACTTTCAACGATGGTAAGGATTATGTGGTCAAATTTTTCCAACCTGGTTTTGAAAAAACGCTGCCGAATGAGTGGGTAGGGTATTGCTTGGCACGATATCTTGGATTACCAGTGCCATATGCTTGTTTAGTGGATATTACTCAAGAATTTACTTCGCAGGTTCCTGAGTTATCGCAGGCGCAGGCGCCTCAAACCCGCTACCAATTTGCCTCTTTGTACGTCCCTGATTGCCAAAATGGACATCAAGTTTCAAATGTAGCCCATATTGTGAACCATCAATCACTGGCAGGAATCATTTTGTTGGATTATTGGTTGTGTAACCAGGACAGGACTCGCAAAAATATTCTTTTGCGAGAGGTAGTGAGAGATCGGTACGAAGTATGGATGATTGATCAAGCAGAAATCTTCGGAACCTACAATTGGCTGCATGCTGATTTGGAAGATTTGCCAGTAGAGGTATTGAAAAGTGCCACACATCAATTAATGGCACAATTTATTGAAAATGAACAGGATTTTACGGAACATCTTGAATTGATCCAAACGATGCCGATTCTTTTAATAGAGGAAATTGTCTCGCTCATCCCTGATGAGTGGATGGTTTCGAAAGAGGAGAAAAAGGCGATTGTTACCACGATGGTAACAAGGAGGAAAACCATTCTGCCGCAGCTGATGCATAGATTTTTAAAAAAGGTATATCGGCCATTGCATCCTGAAGACGAAAAGTAA
- the galU gene encoding UTP--glucose-1-phosphate uridylyltransferase GalU — translation MKIRKAIIPAAGLGTRFLPATKAVPKEMIPIVDKPTIQYIVEEAAASGIEEIIIITGRGKRSIEDHFDKSYELEDTLFKKNKLIDLEKVQQISSLVKIYYVRQKEPNGLGDAILCAKNIIGNEPFAVMLGDDIVLAEDPCLKQLIKVFTYYNSSVVAIQKVPEHEVSKYGVIKPKGAMIEPDLYAIDALVEKPKAEEAPSAFAVMGRYILMPEIFAILERLPLGKGNELQLTDAINELNKQQAVLAYNFDGTRYDIGDKIGYLKATIDIALQRNDTRKEIFAHLEEIVKWCQAP, via the coding sequence ATGAAAATCCGAAAGGCCATTATTCCAGCTGCGGGGCTCGGAACACGTTTTTTGCCAGCAACCAAGGCCGTGCCAAAGGAGATGATTCCGATTGTTGATAAACCTACCATTCAATATATTGTTGAAGAGGCCGCAGCGTCGGGGATTGAGGAAATTATTATCATAACCGGCAGGGGAAAACGGTCAATAGAGGATCACTTCGATAAATCCTATGAGCTCGAAGATACCTTATTTAAAAAAAATAAACTAATAGATTTGGAGAAAGTTCAGCAAATATCCAGTTTAGTGAAGATCTATTATGTTCGCCAAAAGGAACCAAATGGACTTGGGGATGCCATCCTTTGTGCCAAAAATATTATTGGTAATGAACCATTTGCAGTTATGCTCGGTGATGATATTGTGCTGGCAGAGGATCCTTGTTTAAAACAGCTGATTAAGGTGTTTACGTATTATAATAGTTCGGTTGTGGCGATACAGAAGGTTCCGGAACATGAAGTGAGTAAATATGGCGTCATTAAGCCGAAGGGTGCAATGATTGAGCCAGACCTATATGCCATTGATGCGTTAGTGGAAAAACCTAAGGCAGAAGAGGCTCCGTCGGCATTTGCCGTCATGGGACGTTATATCTTAATGCCTGAGATTTTCGCTATCCTGGAGCGACTTCCTCTAGGTAAAGGCAACGAATTACAACTGACTGATGCCATAAACGAACTAAATAAACAACAGGCTGTCCTGGCATACAACTTCGATGGAACACGCTACGACATCGGCGACAAAATCGGCTACCTCAAAGCAACCATCGACATCGCCCTCCAAAGAAACGACACCCGCAAAGAAATCTTCGCTCACTTGGAAGAAATAGTAAAATGGTGTCAGGCACCATAA
- a CDS encoding glutaredoxin family protein, whose amino-acid sequence MNKHVIVYTTNDCIECTLVKQVLTQEGIPFEVRDVSLKSDYQKEVEKFGFLGVPVTVVGERAVKGFTNELKELIDFVKIRE is encoded by the coding sequence ATGAATAAACACGTCATCGTCTATACGACAAATGATTGTATTGAATGTACATTAGTCAAACAGGTTCTCACGCAAGAAGGGATTCCGTTTGAAGTAAGGGATGTGTCGTTGAAATCAGACTATCAAAAAGAAGTGGAGAAATTTGGCTTTTTAGGGGTCCCTGTTACGGTAGTGGGCGAGCGAGCAGTAAAAGGATTTACCAATGAACTCAAGGAACTCATAGATTTTGTGAAAATCAGGGAATAA
- a CDS encoding DUF2804 domain-containing protein, giving the protein MQRRITKAQRLLNDRGELNDKGYATEMLLEYRREDIKARSYRIKEWDYYLVANDDHAVALTVADNSYMGLLSVSILDFNNARFKTTSIIKPFTFGKLRLPSSSKTGNVMYKDKRIHMEFLHENNTRRLKCSMKNFDKGKDFHCDITLYNEPKNSMVIATPFAEDSKAFYFNQKINCMTAKGTASIGGEEVRFNPVDSFGILDWGRGVWTYRNTWYWGSASGMVDGKSFGFNIGYGFGDTSAASENMLFYDGVAHKLQDVQFHIPMNNAAGKFDYLKPWVFSSSDHRFEMTFTPILDRSDFTSIGVIASDQHQVFGRFNGKAILDDGKVINVQNFLGFAERVYNRW; this is encoded by the coding sequence ATGCAAAGGAGAATAACAAAAGCACAAAGGCTGCTAAATGATAGGGGCGAGCTTAATGATAAGGGGTACGCCACAGAAATGCTTCTTGAATACCGAAGAGAGGACATAAAAGCACGTTCCTATAGAATAAAAGAATGGGACTACTATTTGGTTGCGAACGATGACCATGCAGTGGCTTTGACCGTGGCGGATAATTCTTATATGGGGCTGTTAAGTGTTTCTATACTAGATTTTAATAATGCTAGATTTAAGACTACCAGCATCATTAAACCATTTACGTTCGGTAAGTTAAGGCTGCCTTCATCATCGAAAACAGGTAATGTCATGTACAAAGATAAACGCATTCACATGGAATTCTTACATGAAAATAACACAAGAAGACTGAAATGCTCAATGAAAAATTTCGATAAAGGCAAAGATTTTCATTGTGACATTACCCTATACAATGAACCAAAGAATTCTATGGTTATCGCAACGCCATTTGCCGAAGATTCGAAAGCCTTCTATTTTAATCAAAAAATCAACTGCATGACAGCAAAAGGTACTGCTTCCATCGGCGGCGAAGAAGTCCGGTTTAATCCAGTCGATTCCTTTGGAATATTGGACTGGGGGCGTGGTGTTTGGACGTACCGGAACACATGGTATTGGGGTTCAGCCTCAGGGATGGTCGATGGAAAATCATTTGGTTTTAATATCGGTTACGGTTTTGGCGACACATCGGCTGCTAGTGAAAATATGCTCTTCTATGATGGTGTCGCACATAAATTACAAGACGTACAATTTCATATTCCGATGAATAATGCCGCGGGGAAATTTGACTATCTTAAACCATGGGTCTTTTCATCTAGCGATCACCGATTTGAAATGACGTTTACCCCGATTTTGGATCGAAGCGATTTTACCTCAATTGGCGTTATTGCAAGCGACCAGCACCAGGTATTTGGCCGGTTCAATGGAAAGGCGATTTTGGATGATGGTAAGGTGATAAACGTACAAAATTTCCTTGGATTTGCTGAGCGGGTTTATAACCGATGGTAA
- the thiM gene encoding hydroxyethylthiazole kinase, with protein sequence MVREVNPLVHNMTNVVVTNFTANGLLALGASPVMANAKEEAADMAKIASSLVLNIGTLNPQTVETMILAGKAANEHGVPVIFDPVGAGATPYRTETAQNLMNEVDVSVIRGNAAEIANVVGEKWEIKGVDAGAGNGNTVELAISAAEKLQCVVVITGKEDVVTDGKTTYVVSNGHPILTKVTGTGCLLTSVIGAFTAVEKDLLLASVAALTFYGISAEKAAAKSAQSGPGSFQIEFLNQLSMVSSDEMNRYASVNERCGGIDDEKSINNRRI encoded by the coding sequence ATGGTAAGAGAGGTAAACCCACTCGTCCATAATATGACGAATGTGGTTGTCACCAATTTCACAGCAAACGGGCTCTTGGCCCTTGGAGCTTCACCGGTTATGGCAAATGCCAAAGAAGAGGCCGCGGATATGGCGAAGATTGCCAGTTCACTAGTTTTGAATATTGGTACATTAAACCCGCAGACGGTTGAGACGATGATCTTGGCTGGAAAGGCGGCTAACGAGCATGGTGTTCCAGTCATATTTGACCCAGTGGGTGCAGGGGCCACACCGTACCGGACGGAAACTGCGCAAAACCTTATGAACGAGGTCGATGTTTCTGTGATCAGAGGAAATGCCGCTGAGATTGCTAATGTTGTAGGAGAAAAGTGGGAAATTAAGGGCGTTGATGCAGGAGCGGGGAATGGGAACACCGTTGAACTAGCTATCTCTGCTGCGGAAAAATTACAGTGTGTGGTCGTTATAACAGGGAAGGAGGACGTCGTCACAGATGGAAAAACAACATATGTTGTTAGCAATGGACATCCAATTTTAACAAAAGTAACGGGGACCGGCTGTCTATTAACTTCGGTGATTGGGGCTTTTACGGCAGTAGAAAAGGATCTGCTTCTTGCTTCAGTGGCTGCCTTAACTTTCTATGGTATTTCAGCCGAAAAGGCGGCTGCGAAATCAGCTCAATCAGGGCCAGGCAGCTTCCAAATTGAATTTTTAAATCAATTATCAATGGTATCTTCTGACGAGATGAATAGGTATGCTTCTGTCAATGAACGATGTGGAGGGATAGATGATGAGAAAAGCATTAACAATCGCCGGATCTGA
- the thiD gene encoding bifunctional hydroxymethylpyrimidine kinase/phosphomethylpyrimidine kinase — MMRKALTIAGSDSGGGAGIQADLKTFQELAVFGMSAVTAVTAQNTLGVHAVYPMTVEAVAKQIQALGEDMGADAVKTGMLFSAEIIKTVSDCIKKYRWKNVVVDPVMIAKGGASLLQQEAIFAMKNDILPLAEVITPNIPEAEVLTGLKIQTFEDKQEAALRLCDLGVRNVVIKGGHDENENTSTDLLFDGKEFHTFTSKRIPTKNTHGTGCTFSAVITAELAKGFTVYDAVSTAKDFIQAAIEDGIAIGHGHGPTNHWAYRKRKYFKEVARP, encoded by the coding sequence ATGATGAGAAAAGCATTAACAATCGCCGGATCTGATAGTGGCGGCGGCGCGGGGATTCAAGCAGATTTAAAAACGTTTCAAGAATTAGCGGTTTTCGGGATGTCTGCTGTGACTGCAGTTACAGCTCAAAATACACTAGGAGTCCACGCAGTTTACCCCATGACGGTAGAGGCGGTTGCCAAGCAGATTCAAGCGCTTGGCGAGGATATGGGTGCGGATGCGGTAAAAACGGGAATGCTTTTTAGTGCCGAAATTATCAAGACTGTTTCCGATTGTATCAAAAAATACCGATGGAAAAATGTGGTTGTTGATCCTGTGATGATTGCCAAAGGCGGGGCCTCTTTACTGCAACAGGAAGCGATTTTTGCAATGAAAAATGATATATTGCCTCTTGCCGAAGTCATTACGCCGAATATTCCGGAGGCTGAAGTGTTAACAGGTTTGAAAATCCAAACATTTGAAGATAAACAGGAAGCGGCGCTAAGACTGTGTGACCTTGGAGTCAGAAATGTCGTGATAAAAGGCGGTCATGATGAAAATGAGAATACGTCCACAGATTTACTTTTTGATGGGAAGGAATTTCACACCTTTACCAGCAAGCGGATCCCTACAAAAAACACCCATGGAACAGGGTGTACCTTTTCGGCAGTCATTACTGCTGAATTAGCCAAAGGCTTCACGGTTTATGATGCAGTATCAACAGCGAAGGATTTCATTCAAGCAGCTATTGAAGATGGTATTGCAATCGGCCATGGTCATGGTCCGACAAACCACTGGGCCTATCGAAAAAGAAAATATTTTAAGGAGGTGGCAAGGCCATGA
- the thiE gene encoding thiamine phosphate synthase: MKDLRELVHVYFIMGSPNCYKEPKEVLRGAIAGGITLFQFREKGEGALMGAEKRIFAKELQAICRENHIPFIVNDDIELALAIGADGVHIGQEDEPVKTVRERIGEKILGVSVHSLEEAEIALRDGADYFGIGPVFPTKTKEDAKPSNGTSLIEALRKNGYTIPIVGIGGITSENAAAVIEAGADGVSVITAISQAKSPCEAAKAIHKGVNRG; encoded by the coding sequence ATGAAAGATTTACGCGAGTTAGTACACGTTTATTTTATCATGGGCAGTCCGAACTGTTATAAAGAGCCAAAAGAAGTATTAAGGGGGGCAATTGCCGGCGGGATTACTCTTTTTCAATTCCGTGAAAAGGGTGAAGGGGCATTAATGGGTGCCGAAAAAAGGATCTTTGCAAAAGAACTTCAAGCAATTTGCAGGGAAAATCATATTCCATTCATCGTCAATGATGATATCGAGCTCGCCCTGGCGATTGGGGCAGATGGGGTTCATATCGGACAAGAGGATGAGCCGGTAAAAACGGTAAGGGAAAGGATTGGAGAGAAGATTCTTGGGGTTTCTGTCCATTCGCTGGAGGAAGCCGAGATTGCCTTGCGGGACGGTGCTGATTATTTCGGGATTGGGCCTGTTTTTCCTACAAAAACAAAGGAAGATGCAAAGCCATCCAATGGGACAAGCCTTATTGAAGCACTGCGAAAAAATGGATACACCATCCCAATAGTGGGGATAGGCGGAATTACCAGTGAAAATGCCGCCGCCGTTATCGAAGCTGGGGCAGATGGAGTTTCGGTGATCACCGCGATTAGCCAGGCAAAGTCACCATGTGAAGCAGCAAAAGCAATACATAAGGGAGTGAATAGGGGATGA
- the thiW gene encoding energy coupling factor transporter S component ThiW: MNKTYKLTLTAMMIAIGTLSSSFVSIPIGFTKVFPVQHFLNVLSAVLLGPFYAVAQAFCVSLLRNLMGTGSVFAFPGSMVGALLASLLFLKTRKIYLAFIGEVIGTGIIGAVLCYPIATLLLGKEATLFGFIPLFIFSSFAGALLGFVILTVFLRKKIPVMAGYTHKN, translated from the coding sequence ATGAATAAAACCTATAAACTGACATTGACGGCGATGATGATTGCAATTGGAACACTCTCCAGCAGCTTCGTTTCGATTCCGATAGGATTTACAAAGGTATTTCCCGTTCAGCACTTCTTGAACGTATTGTCTGCCGTGCTATTGGGACCGTTTTACGCTGTCGCCCAGGCGTTTTGTGTCTCACTGCTAAGAAATCTAATGGGAACGGGTTCCGTGTTTGCGTTTCCCGGTAGTATGGTAGGAGCGCTGCTGGCATCTCTATTATTCTTAAAAACAAGGAAAATCTATCTAGCATTTATCGGGGAAGTCATTGGGACGGGGATTATTGGTGCAGTCCTATGTTATCCAATTGCAACTCTTTTACTGGGGAAGGAAGCAACCCTTTTTGGCTTTATTCCATTATTTATCTTTAGTTCGTTTGCGGGAGCATTGCTGGGGTTTGTAATATTGACAGTATTCTTAAGAAAAAAAATCCCGGTTATGGCTGGCTACACCCATAAAAATTAA
- the tenA gene encoding thiaminase II — protein sequence MLRFSHRLHNKVREIWEKTHQHPFVDGLGKGNLPVESFIRYMKQDYVFLLDYSKLFAWGTIKSKDLDTMAEFAKLLHETLHGEMDLHRGYAARFGITRQHLEETKPSPINLAYTRYMLNVAQNGSLEELISALLPCMWSYWEISKMLADKYPKASEHPLYGDWIKMYNSEEFGSLALWLIDLLDQLAEGKPERELDRLEEHFITTSRFEYMFWDMVYKGEDWPV from the coding sequence ATATTGCGATTTTCACATCGACTGCATAATAAAGTAAGAGAAATTTGGGAGAAAACTCATCAGCATCCATTTGTTGACGGGCTAGGTAAGGGAAATCTTCCTGTGGAATCGTTTATTCGCTACATGAAGCAGGATTACGTATTTTTACTCGACTATTCCAAGCTTTTTGCATGGGGGACGATTAAATCTAAGGATCTCGACACCATGGCTGAGTTTGCAAAACTGCTCCATGAGACGTTGCATGGTGAAATGGACTTGCACCGTGGGTATGCTGCCAGGTTTGGCATTACCCGTCAACACCTCGAAGAAACCAAACCATCGCCCATCAATTTGGCCTACACGCGATATATGCTAAATGTTGCGCAGAACGGGTCTCTTGAGGAATTAATCTCAGCATTGCTGCCGTGTATGTGGAGCTACTGGGAGATTAGCAAAATGCTAGCAGATAAATATCCCAAAGCTAGCGAGCATCCGTTATATGGCGATTGGATAAAAATGTATAACTCAGAGGAATTTGGCTCGTTGGCCCTTTGGCTGATTGATTTATTAGACCAATTGGCGGAAGGAAAACCGGAACGGGAATTAGATAGGTTAGAAGAACATTTCATTACGACCTCCCGCTTTGAGTATATGTTCTGGGATATGGTTTATAAAGGAGAGGATTGGCCTGTTTAA
- a CDS encoding ABC transporter ATP-binding protein produces the protein MLSIENLTYGFDNAKPIFQKLSMDVQAGEFVSVIGASGSGKSTLFKLITGLLEPEQGEIKMKGVKTGNRLGMVGYMPQKDLLLPWQTVVDNVCLPLEVMKENRRQVLPDIREWLARFGLGDVEHAYPDELSGGMRQRVAFLRTIMTGKDLLLLDEPFGALDSLTKRNMHSWLLGLWGNLQKTVLFITHDLEEAILLSDRIYLLEKDSIQEINVSLPRPREAEIIYQSEFIAMRKELERLIQHET, from the coding sequence ATGTTATCAATCGAAAACCTAACGTATGGTTTTGACAACGCAAAGCCCATTTTTCAAAAACTCTCGATGGATGTGCAGGCCGGAGAATTTGTTTCTGTAATTGGTGCAAGTGGGTCAGGAAAAAGCACTCTTTTTAAATTGATTACCGGACTTCTAGAGCCTGAGCAGGGAGAAATCAAGATGAAGGGTGTGAAAACTGGTAATAGGTTAGGCATGGTTGGGTATATGCCCCAAAAGGATTTGCTTTTACCATGGCAAACGGTAGTAGACAATGTCTGTTTGCCGTTAGAGGTTATGAAGGAAAATAGACGGCAGGTCCTTCCCGACATCCGCGAATGGCTGGCCCGTTTTGGACTCGGAGATGTAGAACATGCCTACCCGGATGAGCTTTCCGGCGGGATGCGGCAGCGGGTTGCTTTTTTGAGGACGATCATGACAGGGAAAGACCTGTTATTGTTGGATGAACCGTTTGGGGCACTGGATTCGCTCACGAAACGGAACATGCACAGCTGGCTATTAGGACTTTGGGGGAATTTACAAAAAACAGTGCTGTTCATCACCCATGATTTAGAAGAAGCTATTTTGTTAAGCGACCGGATTTATTTGCTTGAGAAAGACTCTATTCAAGAAATAAATGTCAGCTTGCCACGGCCAAGAGAGGCTGAAATCATCTATCAATCTGAATTCATTGCAATGAGAAAAGAATTGGAGCGGCTGATTCAACATGAAACTTAA
- a CDS encoding ABC transporter permease, translating to MKLNWKKCLDDYGLFLLVIILLLSGWEWIVRKGMIPSFILPSPTSIGASLIENRELLFKEHLPATLAEVLIGFGISLAGGLLIGVGMHFSRSLEKVLYPFLVISQTIPMIALSPILIMWFGYSIWSKIAVTILIAIFPIIVSTYDGLKSGGAEYRELLLTMGANRWFIFRKIQLPLALPSILSGLKMSVVYCVVGATIGEWLGASVGLGYFSRRMSGNLQADAVFAAIFLLSLLGVVLFLLVSLLEKQMLKNKIRY from the coding sequence ATGAAACTTAATTGGAAGAAATGTCTGGACGATTATGGCCTATTCCTACTTGTTATCATTTTGTTACTAAGTGGTTGGGAGTGGATTGTCAGAAAGGGAATGATTCCATCCTTCATTTTACCTTCACCAACGTCTATAGGAGCATCACTTATAGAAAATCGGGAGCTTTTGTTCAAAGAGCATTTGCCGGCAACCCTTGCTGAGGTGCTGATTGGTTTTGGGATATCACTAGCAGGTGGACTGTTGATAGGCGTTGGGATGCACTTTTCCCGTTCATTAGAAAAAGTATTATACCCGTTTCTTGTTATTTCGCAAACCATCCCAATGATTGCACTTTCACCAATCCTTATCATGTGGTTCGGCTATTCGATTTGGAGCAAAATTGCCGTCACGATCTTGATCGCGATTTTTCCCATCATTGTAAGTACTTATGATGGACTGAAGTCGGGAGGGGCGGAATACCGGGAATTACTACTGACCATGGGGGCTAATCGCTGGTTTATTTTTCGAAAAATCCAGCTACCATTGGCATTGCCATCCATCTTGTCCGGCTTGAAAATGTCTGTGGTTTATTGCGTTGTCGGTGCAACGATCGGTGAATGGCTCGGCGCAAGTGTCGGATTGGGCTACTTCAGCAGACGGATGTCGGGGAATTTACAGGCAGACGCCGTGTTCGCGGCTATATTCCTGCTTTCCTTACTTGGTGTCGTGTTATTTTTATTGGTTAGTTTACTAGAAAAACAGATGTTGAAAAATAAAATTCGTTATTAG
- a CDS encoding ABC transporter substrate-binding protein: MKKCWIVIVSLLLLLVSACGKEGANQTTGSAGKVQKVSLMLDWYPNAVHSFLFAAKEKGYFKEQGLDVDIQMPADTNDPLRLVAAGKVDLAMSYQPEVLVARGENIPVQSIAAIVRHPLNQLMVGANSPIQSPKDLAGKTIGYPTIPLDEAIIQTMVKTDGGDVQKVKMVDVGWDLIPAMATKKTDALMGGFINHEKLLLEKEGHPVRTLNPADYGVPDYYELVLVGSEKGLKENPDVYKKFSAAMAKGQTFVADHPEEGLSILLKHEDKTSPLEADIETNSLKILLPLMDAKEKPFGYQDPETWEKVAQWLKTTKMIKADVKAEEAFINF; this comes from the coding sequence GTGAAAAAATGTTGGATAGTCATAGTTAGCCTTTTGTTATTACTAGTTAGTGCTTGCGGGAAAGAGGGAGCTAATCAAACTACGGGCAGCGCTGGAAAGGTACAAAAAGTGAGCCTCATGCTGGATTGGTACCCGAACGCAGTCCATTCCTTTCTTTTTGCTGCAAAAGAAAAGGGTTATTTCAAAGAACAGGGTTTGGATGTGGATATCCAAATGCCGGCAGATACAAATGATCCACTTCGACTGGTGGCGGCTGGAAAAGTCGACCTGGCGATGAGCTATCAACCGGAGGTATTAGTAGCACGCGGCGAGAATATTCCTGTTCAGTCCATTGCCGCCATCGTACGCCATCCTTTGAATCAATTAATGGTTGGTGCAAACAGCCCGATCCAATCACCGAAGGATTTAGCCGGAAAAACGATTGGCTATCCGACCATTCCATTGGATGAAGCGATTATTCAAACGATGGTGAAAACGGACGGCGGGGATGTGCAAAAGGTGAAAATGGTTGATGTTGGCTGGGATTTGATTCCTGCAATGGCAACGAAAAAAACCGATGCGCTGATGGGGGGATTTATTAACCATGAGAAGTTGTTATTGGAAAAAGAAGGCCATCCAGTCCGTACATTAAATCCGGCAGATTACGGTGTTCCGGATTATTATGAATTAGTGTTAGTCGGAAGTGAAAAAGGCTTAAAGGAAAACCCAGATGTATATAAAAAGTTTAGTGCAGCGATGGCAAAGGGGCAGACATTTGTCGCAGACCATCCGGAGGAAGGCCTGTCCATTTTATTAAAGCATGAAGACAAGACGTCCCCATTAGAAGCAGATATTGAAACAAATAGTCTGAAAATCCTCCTTCCGTTAATGGATGCAAAAGAAAAACCATTTGGCTACCAAGACCCAGAAACATGGGAAAAAGTCGCCCAATGGCTAAAAACCACCAAAATGATCAAGGCAGATGTAAAAGCAGAAGAAGCATTTATTAATTTTTGA